The following are from one region of the Roseobacter fucihabitans genome:
- a CDS encoding RSP_2647 family RNA methyltransferase: MTSLIASPALAPDDLPVVRMKPKTNARAIRHGFPWVYANELVTDRRTKALAPGTLAQLQDDARAPMGIVAVNPTSKIIARMLDQDPTAHINQAWFETRLTKALAARSRFFDAPFYRLIHAEADGLPGVVIDRFDEICVVQPNAAWAEMLLAQLTAALQSVTGVTTVLKNAAGRTRGLEGLDDINAVLAGRAPDGPVQVPMNGAIYMADLLGGQKTGIFYDQRPNHAFAAAMSRGARVLDVFSHVGGFSLAALAGGASTALAVDGSQPALDLAEAGAGAMGVQDRFGVLKGDAFDALTELRAQGREFDVIICDPPAFAPARPALEAGLRAYERLARLAAPLVAENGILGLCSCSHAADLSAFRVASVRGIGRAGRRASLIHTGFAGPDHPQLPQLAESGYLKSIFFQL, encoded by the coding sequence ATGACATCTCTTATCGCCAGTCCCGCTCTCGCGCCCGATGACCTCCCCGTTGTCCGGATGAAACCCAAAACCAATGCAAGGGCCATTCGCCACGGATTCCCTTGGGTCTATGCCAATGAGCTGGTCACGGACCGGCGCACCAAAGCCCTGGCCCCCGGCACATTGGCGCAATTGCAGGATGATGCGCGCGCCCCGATGGGTATTGTCGCGGTCAACCCGACCTCCAAGATCATCGCGCGGATGCTGGATCAAGACCCCACTGCGCATATCAACCAGGCTTGGTTTGAAACCCGCCTCACCAAGGCCCTCGCCGCGCGGTCGCGGTTTTTCGACGCGCCGTTTTACCGTTTGATCCACGCTGAGGCGGATGGTTTGCCGGGCGTGGTCATTGATCGTTTCGATGAGATTTGCGTTGTGCAGCCCAATGCAGCCTGGGCCGAGATGTTGTTGGCCCAGCTCACGGCCGCGTTGCAATCGGTGACCGGGGTCACCACCGTGCTGAAAAACGCCGCCGGGCGCACGCGCGGGCTCGAAGGTCTGGATGACATCAACGCCGTTCTGGCAGGCCGCGCGCCGGACGGCCCGGTACAGGTCCCGATGAACGGGGCCATTTACATGGCCGACCTTCTGGGCGGGCAGAAGACCGGGATATTTTACGATCAACGGCCCAATCACGCCTTTGCCGCCGCGATGTCACGCGGTGCGCGGGTGTTGGATGTCTTTAGCCATGTCGGTGGGTTTTCACTCGCCGCGCTGGCGGGCGGGGCTTCAACGGCCTTGGCCGTGGATGGATCGCAACCCGCGCTGGATCTCGCAGAGGCGGGGGCTGGCGCGATGGGGGTGCAGGACCGGTTTGGCGTCCTCAAGGGGGATGCTTTTGATGCGCTGACGGAATTGCGCGCGCAGGGTCGGGAATTCGACGTGATCATCTGTGACCCGCCTGCCTTTGCGCCGGCGCGCCCGGCCTTGGAGGCGGGGTTGCGCGCCTATGAACGTCTTGCACGATTGGCCGCACCCCTGGTTGCGGAAAACGGTATTCTGGGCCTGTGTTCCTGCTCGCATGCGGCTGATCTGTCGGCCTTCCGCGTGGCCAGTGTGCGCGGGATCGGGCGGGCCGGACGGCGCGCCTCCCTGATCCACACGGGTTTTGCTGGACCCGATCATCCGCAACTGCCCCAGCTGGCAGAAAGCGGATATCTCAAATCCATCTTCTTCCAGCTTTGA
- a CDS encoding VWA domain-containing protein translates to MFLPFFDALRKSGLPVSLREFLSFLEAVQAGLATYDVDAFYYLARVTLVKDERNIDKFDRAFAAAFSGLENISAQNVMEAVDIPTEWLEKLAEKHLSPEEKAEIEALGGFDKLMETLKKRLEEQKGRHQGGNKWIGTAGTSPFGAYGYNPEGVRIGQDGSRHQRAIKVWDKREFKNLDDTVELGTRNIKVALKRLRRWARDGAREELDLNGTIRATAEHGYLDVKTRPERRNAVKVLLFLDVGGSMDAHVKVVEELFSAARAEFKHMEYYYFHNCLYEGVWRDNRRRWDAQIPTHEVLRTYGSDYKCIFVGDASMSPYEVAYRGGASEHWNAESGATWLTRVRDHWPSTLWINPVPEKYWPYTQSIAMIQEIVGTEAMVPMTLEGLSQGIRTLAR, encoded by the coding sequence ATGTTTCTGCCCTTTTTCGATGCCTTGCGAAAATCTGGATTGCCCGTGTCGCTGCGGGAATTTCTCTCGTTTCTGGAGGCCGTGCAGGCGGGCCTTGCGACCTATGATGTGGATGCGTTTTACTATCTGGCGCGGGTCACATTGGTCAAAGACGAGCGCAACATCGACAAGTTTGACCGCGCTTTTGCCGCCGCCTTTTCGGGCCTCGAAAACATCTCCGCTCAGAACGTGATGGAAGCTGTCGACATCCCGACCGAGTGGCTGGAAAAACTGGCCGAAAAACACCTCAGCCCCGAAGAGAAAGCCGAGATTGAAGCTTTAGGAGGCTTTGACAAGCTGATGGAAACGCTCAAGAAACGCCTTGAAGAGCAAAAGGGGCGGCATCAGGGCGGCAATAAATGGATCGGCACGGCGGGCACCTCGCCTTTTGGTGCCTACGGGTATAATCCCGAAGGCGTGCGCATCGGGCAGGACGGATCGCGCCACCAACGCGCCATCAAGGTCTGGGACAAGCGCGAGTTCAAAAACCTCGATGACACCGTTGAACTGGGCACCCGCAACATCAAAGTCGCGCTCAAACGCCTGCGCCGTTGGGCGCGGGACGGGGCGCGCGAGGAATTGGATTTGAACGGCACCATCCGCGCCACGGCCGAACACGGGTATCTCGACGTCAAAACCCGTCCCGAAAGGCGCAATGCGGTCAAGGTCTTGCTGTTTCTGGACGTCGGTGGGTCCATGGATGCGCATGTTAAGGTGGTCGAGGAACTCTTCTCCGCCGCGCGCGCCGAATTCAAGCACATGGAATATTACTATTTCCACAATTGCCTCTATGAGGGCGTTTGGCGCGACAATCGCCGCCGCTGGGACGCGCAGATCCCGACGCATGAGGTGTTGCGCACCTATGGGTCTGATTACAAATGTATCTTTGTGGGGGACGCCTCGATGTCACCCTATGAGGTCGCCTACCGTGGGGGGGCTTCTGAGCATTGGAACGCCGAAAGCGGAGCGACATGGCTCACGCGGGTGCGCGATCACTGGCCCTCCACGCTCTGGATCAACCCGGTGCCGGAAAAATACTGGCCCTACACGCAATCCATTGCGATGATCCAGGAAATCGTCGGCACCGAGGCGATGGTGCCAATGACGCTCGAAGGCCTGTCGCAGGGCATCAGAACGCTGGCACGCTGA
- a CDS encoding RDD family protein, whose translation MTTPDPHAQPDFYKDVPLKRLLAWGVDALLTFIACLVILPFTAFTGLFFFPLLFLVVGFIYRMITIANGSATWGMRLFAIELRQSNGARFDAGSAFAHTLGYTLSWAIFPLQLISMVLMATSERGQGLSDHALGSVMVNRRANTRS comes from the coding sequence ATGACCACCCCAGACCCCCATGCACAGCCAGATTTTTACAAGGACGTCCCCCTCAAGCGCCTCCTGGCCTGGGGAGTCGATGCGCTTTTGACGTTTATCGCCTGCCTGGTCATCCTGCCTTTTACCGCCTTTACGGGGCTGTTTTTCTTTCCGCTGCTGTTTCTGGTCGTGGGATTCATTTACCGGATGATCACGATTGCCAATGGCTCTGCGACCTGGGGCATGCGCCTCTTTGCCATTGAACTGCGCCAGTCGAACGGCGCGCGCTTTGATGCCGGCAGCGCTTTTGCCCATACGCTCGGCTATACGCTCAGCTGGGCCATCTTCCCGTTGCAGCTGATTTCCATGGTTCTCATGGCAACATCCGAGCGGGGTCAGGGGCTGAGCGACCACGCTTTGGGCAGCGTCATGGTCAATCGCC
- a CDS encoding apolipoprotein acyltransferase, which translates to MIGIAVTLLGALIGGVTAARRKGNRKDIAQYAAVYALIFTVAYMVLSILGLRAMV; encoded by the coding sequence ATGATCGGGATCGCAGTAACCCTGCTGGGTGCACTCATCGGCGGCGTGACCGCAGCGCGGCGCAAAGGCAACCGCAAGGACATCGCCCAATATGCGGCCGTTTATGCGCTGATCTTCACCGTTGCCTATATGGTTTTGTCTATTCTCGGTCTGCGCGCCATGGTATAG
- a CDS encoding DUF2927 domain-containing protein yields MKNRLVLPLIMMLNACVPLTQSGLPSRAMIAQTSLPPMKTFGRADVSRAVIANADLVRDFLDLSFQMESGRALPVFTRFETPITLRVTGAPPPSLSTDLAALLGRLRTEAGIVIETTSAPEANITIQSVPRAEIRRILPQAACFVVPNVSSLRAYRSARRSPQTDWTLLKSREKLAIFIPSDVSPQEIRDCLHEELAQALGPLNDLYRLPNSVFNDDNVHTILTHFDMLILRATYAPELKSGMSRQQVAARLPAIFARLNPRGQTGPTPAPGATPQAWNTAIQAALGPGASRATRRNASGEALTIAQQQGWRDNRRGFAHYARARVLQASDPGAAKAQYTLADQFYALSSDTRLHRAYVATQLAAYEIAAGNGAASLRLIAPNIQIAVDAQNASLLATLQLLKAEALSLEGRVQEAGTVRLDSLGWARYGFGPDWAVRAKQREISALNPGNTPS; encoded by the coding sequence ATGAAAAACCGGCTGGTTCTGCCGCTGATCATGATGCTGAACGCCTGTGTGCCCCTCACCCAGAGCGGCCTGCCATCGCGCGCGATGATCGCGCAAACCAGCCTGCCCCCCATGAAAACCTTCGGGCGCGCGGATGTATCGCGCGCCGTTATCGCCAACGCCGATCTGGTGCGCGATTTCCTCGATCTTTCGTTTCAAATGGAGAGCGGGCGCGCACTGCCCGTCTTTACCCGTTTCGAAACCCCGATTACGCTGCGCGTGACGGGCGCACCGCCGCCCTCCCTGAGTACTGATCTGGCGGCACTTCTGGGACGGCTTAGGACGGAAGCGGGGATCGTCATAGAAACGACCTCCGCGCCCGAGGCCAACATCACAATCCAATCGGTCCCGCGCGCCGAGATTCGCCGGATTTTGCCGCAGGCTGCCTGTTTTGTGGTGCCCAATGTCAGCTCCTTGCGCGCCTATCGGTCGGCGCGCCGCAGCCCTCAAACCGATTGGACCTTGCTCAAATCACGCGAAAAGCTGGCGATTTTTATACCAAGTGACGTCAGCCCACAAGAAATCCGCGATTGCCTGCATGAGGAATTGGCCCAGGCGCTCGGGCCGCTCAACGACCTCTATCGCCTGCCCAATTCCGTGTTTAATGACGACAATGTGCATACGATCCTGACCCATTTCGACATGCTGATCCTGCGCGCCACCTATGCGCCGGAGTTGAAATCAGGCATGTCGCGCCAGCAGGTCGCAGCGCGCCTGCCCGCGATTTTTGCGCGCCTCAACCCGCGCGGCCAGACCGGCCCGACACCTGCCCCCGGCGCAACACCGCAAGCCTGGAATACCGCCATTCAAGCCGCCCTTGGCCCCGGTGCCAGCCGCGCAACACGCCGTAACGCAAGCGGCGAGGCCCTTACCATTGCCCAACAACAAGGGTGGCGCGACAACCGGCGCGGCTTTGCCCATTACGCAAGGGCGCGCGTCTTGCAGGCCAGCGATCCAGGGGCGGCCAAAGCGCAATACACACTTGCGGATCAGTTTTATGCCCTCTCGTCGGACACCAGATTGCACCGGGCTTATGTCGCCACGCAATTGGCCGCCTATGAGATTGCGGCTGGAAACGGCGCGGCTTCCCTGCGGCTCATCGCGCCCAATATCCAGATCGCAGTGGATGCGCAAAACGCCTCGCTGCTGGCGACGCTGCAACTGCTCAAGGCCGAAGCCTTGAGCCTTGAAGGCCGTGTGCAAGAGGCCGGTACGGTCAGGCTGGACAGTCTGGGATGGGCGCGCTACGGGTTCGGGCCAGATTGGGCCGTGCGCGCCAAACAACGCGAAATATCCGCGCTCAACCCTGGAAACACACCGTCCTGA
- a CDS encoding M48 family metalloprotease: MIKVTPILLAILYALAMYRFSAWRTAKELDARSTELADPKLKALTDRMAAALELPRIRVNIYEIDPVNGLAAPDGRIFITRGFYNRFRAGEVTDTEMASVIAHEMGHVALGHSRRRMIDFSGQNALRTALAMVLGRFIPGVGVWIAGMLTTLLAARLSRSDEYEADAYAAALLTKAGIGIAPQISLFEKLESLTQQNGGKPPAWMLSHPKTEERIAALRALEAKWGAQNPIV; encoded by the coding sequence ATGATCAAGGTCACCCCAATCCTTTTGGCCATTCTATATGCGCTGGCCATGTACCGCTTCTCCGCTTGGCGCACGGCGAAGGAATTGGACGCGCGTTCCACGGAACTGGCCGATCCCAAGCTCAAGGCCCTGACCGACCGGATGGCCGCCGCCCTTGAATTGCCGCGCATCCGGGTTAACATCTATGAAATCGACCCGGTGAATGGCTTGGCCGCCCCGGATGGGCGCATTTTCATCACGCGCGGATTTTATAACCGGTTTCGCGCCGGTGAGGTAACGGATACGGAAATGGCCAGCGTGATTGCGCATGAAATGGGTCATGTCGCCCTCGGCCATTCGCGTCGCCGGATGATTGATTTTTCGGGTCAAAACGCGTTGCGCACCGCCCTGGCGATGGTTTTGGGGCGCTTCATTCCGGGTGTCGGCGTGTGGATTGCGGGGATGCTGACCACTCTGTTGGCCGCGCGCCTGTCGCGTTCGGATGAATATGAGGCAGACGCCTATGCTGCCGCCCTGCTGACCAAGGCCGGGATCGGCATCGCGCCCCAGATCAGCCTGTTTGAGAAACTGGAATCCCTGACACAGCAAAACGGCGGCAAACCGCCAGCGTGGATGTTGAGCCATCCCAAAACCGAAGAGCGCATCGCCGCCCTACGCGCGCTTGAAGCGAAATGGGGGGCACAAAACCCGATTGTCTAG
- a CDS encoding glutamine-synthetase adenylyltransferase: MTLVDAFSRCPRAFNPDRGAEAVLAVPDIAPQAREVIRGAAGSSPYLAGLIAKEAAWLRQALTAPDDALATEIKAARNAPPEGIGDALRRGKRRVALLSALADLGGAWPLEKVTRALSDFADAACQSALRAGIAIQIKRGKLPGMTEDDLEDAAGMCVLAMGKMGAGELNYSSDIDLICLFDETRFDGDDFHDARASFVRATRAMTATLSEMTAQGYVFRTDLRLRPDPAVTPVCMAMESAERYYESLGRTWERAAYIKARVAAGDAKAGNRFLKELTPFVWRRHLDFAAIQDAHDMRLAIREHKGLGGPITLPGHNMKLGRGGIREIEFFTQTRQLIAGGRDPELRTRGTVESLHALAAKGWVEGPMAQSLADHYVAHRTVEHRLQMVQDAQTHSLPGSDEGFERLACLMDCDVATLQGELAERLGAVHEMTEGFFAPATPDPGASALLDGDMLTRWLSYPALRSERSREIFRRLRPDLMSRLARSSRPEDALLTFDRFLAGLPAGVQLFSLLEANPQLMDLLIDITGTSGELAQYLSRNAGVFDAVIGGDFFTDWPEQSGLEELLRQSLRAEADYEARLDATRRWSKEWHFRVGVHMLRGLITPDGAARQYSDIARAVLAVIWPAVIDQFSIRHGPPPGRGAVVLGMGSLGAGRLNAASDLDLIVIYDPLECDMSSGPKPLSTRPYYARLTQALITALTAPMAQGRLFEVDMRLRPSGNQGPVATSWAAFQSYQSEEAWVWEHLALTRAKTIAGPKPLADDIDAYLRKLLQKKRVKSDVIAEVAQMRARIQAAKAPNSLWDAKIGPGRLQEIELLAQAGALMQGDTSGQTETGLDAAVAAGLLKDADGRDLKAFYAFYARLHQVARLLSDKPLDAQALGPAGQSFLLRVLEEETMECLQDRLRVSYDAAVRLIDAALTGPDARNSAP; the protein is encoded by the coding sequence ATGACACTTGTTGATGCCTTTAGCCGTTGTCCGCGCGCCTTCAACCCTGATCGGGGGGCGGAGGCGGTGCTGGCTGTGCCCGATATCGCGCCGCAGGCCCGCGAGGTGATCCGGGGGGCGGCAGGCTCCAGCCCCTATCTGGCAGGGTTGATCGCAAAGGAGGCCGCCTGGTTGCGGCAGGCATTGACCGCGCCGGATGACGCGCTTGCCACCGAGATAAAAGCTGCGCGCAACGCCCCGCCCGAGGGGATCGGCGATGCGCTGCGCCGGGGCAAGCGGCGCGTTGCCTTATTGAGCGCGCTGGCGGATCTGGGCGGGGCCTGGCCGCTGGAAAAGGTCACGCGCGCTCTGAGTGATTTCGCGGATGCGGCCTGCCAGTCGGCCTTGCGCGCAGGGATTGCCATCCAGATCAAACGCGGCAAGCTGCCCGGCATGACCGAGGACGATCTGGAGGACGCCGCGGGCATGTGCGTGCTGGCCATGGGCAAGATGGGGGCAGGGGAGCTGAATTACTCCTCTGATATTGATCTCATTTGCCTGTTTGACGAAACCCGCTTTGATGGAGATGATTTTCACGATGCGCGCGCCAGTTTCGTGCGCGCCACACGCGCAATGACGGCCACGTTGAGCGAGATGACCGCGCAGGGCTATGTGTTTCGCACCGACCTGCGCCTGCGTCCTGATCCCGCCGTCACCCCGGTTTGCATGGCGATGGAATCGGCAGAGCGCTATTACGAAAGCCTCGGGCGGACCTGGGAGCGGGCGGCCTATATCAAAGCGCGTGTGGCGGCGGGGGATGCCAAAGCGGGCAACCGTTTCCTCAAGGAGCTGACGCCTTTCGTGTGGCGCCGGCATCTGGATTTTGCCGCCATTCAGGACGCCCATGACATGCGGCTGGCCATTCGCGAGCATAAGGGGCTGGGGGGGCCGATCACGCTGCCGGGGCATAACATGAAGCTGGGGCGCGGTGGCATTCGCGAGATCGAATTTTTCACCCAGACGCGGCAATTGATCGCCGGGGGGCGCGATCCCGAATTGCGAACGCGCGGTACGGTCGAGAGCCTGCATGCGCTGGCCGCCAAGGGTTGGGTCGAAGGCCCCATGGCGCAATCGCTGGCGGATCATTACGTCGCGCACCGCACGGTGGAGCACCGTTTGCAAATGGTGCAGGACGCGCAGACCCATAGCCTGCCGGGCAGTGACGAAGGGTTTGAACGCCTGGCTTGCCTGATGGATTGTGACGTGGCCACCTTGCAAGGCGAGCTTGCAGAACGATTGGGGGCGGTGCATGAGATGACCGAAGGCTTCTTTGCCCCTGCGACCCCTGATCCGGGCGCGTCGGCGCTTTTGGACGGTGACATGTTGACCCGCTGGCTCAGCTACCCGGCGCTGCGCAGTGAACGCAGCCGTGAAATCTTTCGCCGCCTGCGCCCGGATCTGATGTCCCGATTGGCGCGGTCATCGCGCCCTGAGGATGCGCTCCTGACCTTTGATCGCTTCCTGGCGGGTTTGCCTGCCGGGGTGCAGTTGTTCTCGCTGCTGGAAGCGAACCCGCAGCTGATGGATCTGCTGATTGATATTACCGGGACGTCGGGCGAGTTGGCGCAATATCTGTCGCGCAATGCCGGTGTGTTTGACGCGGTGATCGGGGGGGATTTCTTTACCGACTGGCCGGAGCAATCGGGTCTGGAAGAGCTGTTGCGCCAGAGTTTGCGCGCCGAAGCCGATTATGAAGCACGGCTGGATGCCACACGCCGCTGGAGTAAGGAGTGGCATTTCCGGGTCGGGGTCCATATGCTGCGCGGTCTCATCACCCCCGACGGTGCGGCGCGGCAATATTCAGACATCGCGCGCGCTGTTCTGGCGGTGATTTGGCCGGCGGTCATTGACCAGTTCTCGATCCGTCATGGGCCGCCACCGGGACGCGGGGCGGTGGTATTGGGCATGGGCTCGCTGGGGGCGGGTCGGCTCAATGCGGCGTCTGATCTCGATCTGATCGTGATCTATGATCCGCTGGAATGCGACATGTCCAGCGGTCCCAAACCGCTCTCCACACGGCCCTATTACGCGCGGCTGACGCAGGCGCTGATCACCGCCTTGACCGCCCCGATGGCGCAGGGACGGCTGTTCGAGGTCGACATGCGCCTGCGCCCTTCAGGCAACCAAGGGCCTGTGGCAACCAGCTGGGCGGCTTTTCAAAGCTATCAGAGTGAGGAGGCCTGGGTTTGGGAGCATCTTGCCTTGACCCGCGCCAAGACCATTGCGGGGCCCAAGCCATTGGCGGATGATATCGACGCGTATCTGCGCAAGCTGTTGCAGAAAAAACGTGTCAAATCCGATGTCATCGCGGAGGTGGCGCAGATGCGGGCGCGAATACAGGCGGCAAAAGCGCCGAACAGCCTGTGGGATGCGAAAATCGGTCCGGGCAGGCTACAGGAAATCGAACTTCTCGCGCAGGCGGGCGCCTTGATGCAGGGCGACACAAGTGGGCAGACCGAAACCGGGCTGGACGCCGCTGTCGCAGCAGGTCTTTTGAAGGACGCAGACGGGCGCGACCTAAAGGCCTTCTATGCGTTTTACGCAAGGCTGCATCAGGTGGCACGCCTGTTGTCGGATAAACCGCTGGACGCTCAGGCGCTGGGGCCTGCGGGGCAATCCTTTTTGTTGCGCGTTTTGGAGGAGGAGACGATGGAATGTCTGCAAGACCGCCTGCGCGTCAGCTACGATGCCGCCGTGCGCTTGATCGACGCAGCACTTACCGGTCCCGACGCACGGAATTCTGCGCCATGA
- a CDS encoding DUF2852 domain-containing protein: protein MTTITDTSPLAHRPGWFTRAENWLDAKGRGAWIAAMVLGFVFFWPVGLALLFYMIWSKRMFSSCNRKSTSMRQGMNAMRPSGNSAFDAYKTDTLRRLEEEQHQFEAFLERLRDAKDKAEFDQFMNDRADKADNSAVQA from the coding sequence ATGACCACGATCACAGATACCAGCCCTCTGGCGCACCGGCCCGGATGGTTTACACGCGCCGAAAACTGGCTGGACGCCAAGGGAAGAGGCGCATGGATTGCCGCCATGGTCCTCGGCTTTGTCTTCTTCTGGCCAGTCGGCCTCGCCCTTCTCTTCTACATGATCTGGAGCAAACGCATGTTTTCATCCTGCAACCGCAAAAGCACCTCGATGCGCCAGGGCATGAACGCCATGCGCCCCAGCGGCAACAGCGCCTTTGACGCCTATAAGACCGACACGCTGCGCCGCCTGGAGGAAGAACAGCACCAGTTCGAGGCTTTCCTGGAGCGCCTGCGGGATGCCAAGGACAAGGCGGAGTTCGACCAATTCATGAACGATCGCGCCGACAAGGCTGACAATAGCGCAGTACAAGCCTAA
- a CDS encoding RSP_2648 family PIN domain-containing protein: MKIVIDTCVLYPTVMREMVLGVAKQGAFEPVWSERILEEWARAAIKLGPTGEAQARGEIALLRAGWPKAEAAAVPHVQALLWLPDADDIHVLAVAVATSSDAIMTLNAKDFPRDVLTEEGLERVDPDGYLHRIWQDDPGPVAEVAQAVLSEARRLSGKDWEMRALLKKARLPRLAKALSHL, translated from the coding sequence ATGAAGATCGTTATCGACACCTGCGTGCTCTATCCGACGGTGATGCGCGAAATGGTGCTTGGCGTGGCAAAGCAGGGCGCGTTCGAGCCGGTCTGGTCGGAACGCATCCTGGAGGAATGGGCGCGCGCGGCAATCAAGCTCGGGCCCACAGGTGAGGCTCAGGCGCGCGGTGAAATCGCGTTGTTGCGGGCGGGGTGGCCCAAGGCCGAAGCCGCCGCGGTGCCACATGTGCAGGCGTTGCTCTGGTTGCCCGACGCGGATGACATCCATGTGCTGGCGGTGGCCGTTGCCACATCAAGTGACGCGATCATGACGTTGAATGCAAAAGATTTTCCGCGCGATGTTTTGACCGAAGAAGGGCTGGAACGTGTGGACCCAGACGGCTATTTGCATCGCATCTGGCAGGATGATCCGGGGCCGGTGGCGGAAGTGGCGCAAGCGGTTCTATCCGAGGCCCGCCGCCTGTCCGGCAAAGACTGGGAGATGCGCGCGCTGTTGAAAAAAGCCCGTTTGCCGCGTCTGGCAAAGGCCCTGAGCCACCTCTAG
- a CDS encoding GNAT family N-acetyltransferase, with protein sequence MTEQASVVVRALRRSDKAQWARLWQGYLAYYETERPTEIFDLYFDRLIGDDPQDYHCVVAEMDGTLVGLTHYLFHRHGWSVENVCYLQDLYADPSVRGTGIGRALIEAVYKAADATGAPGVYWLTQDFNQAARKLYDRIGKKTPFIKYSRA encoded by the coding sequence ATGACAGAACAAGCGAGCGTTGTCGTGCGCGCCCTGCGCAGGTCCGATAAAGCACAATGGGCCAGGTTGTGGCAGGGCTATTTGGCTTACTATGAAACCGAACGGCCCACCGAGATTTTTGACCTCTATTTCGACCGGCTGATCGGGGATGACCCGCAGGATTACCATTGTGTGGTCGCGGAAATGGACGGGACGCTCGTTGGTCTGACGCATTACCTGTTTCATCGCCACGGCTGGTCGGTGGAAAACGTCTGTTATTTGCAAGACCTTTATGCCGACCCGTCCGTGCGCGGCACGGGCATTGGGCGCGCGTTGATTGAAGCCGTCTATAAGGCTGCGGATGCCACGGGCGCGCCGGGCGTCTATTGGTTGACGCAGGATTTCAACCAGGCCGCGCGCAAACTCTATGACCGCATCGGCAAAAAAACACCATTCATCAAATACAGCCGCGCATGA